The Rhizobium etli 8C-3 genome has a segment encoding these proteins:
- the adhP gene encoding alcohol dehydrogenase AdhP — MPNMMKAAVVLDFKKPLVIEQMPIPDPADDQILVRFAATGVCHTDLHAARGDWPVKPSPPFIPGHEGVGYVAKAGRSVKRLKEGDRVGVPWLHTACGYCSHCRTGWETLCGSQQNTGYSVNGSFAEYGLADPDFVGILPDNLDFGPAAPVLCAGVTVYKGLKETEVNPGEWVMISGIGGLGHMAVQYAKAMGMHVVAVDVSESKLTLASQLGADMTVDARKPDAVAKVQKEVGGVHGALVTAVSPKAMEQAFHMLRSRGTMSLVGLPPSMISLPVFDTVLKRITVRGSIVGTRQDLEESIGFAADGKVASHFSWDKLENINDIFARMEDGKIDGRVVIDLQ, encoded by the coding sequence ATGCCGAACATGATGAAAGCAGCGGTTGTCCTCGATTTCAAAAAGCCACTGGTTATTGAGCAAATGCCGATACCAGACCCTGCGGATGATCAGATACTGGTGCGTTTCGCTGCGACAGGCGTCTGCCATACCGATCTTCACGCCGCCCGTGGGGATTGGCCCGTCAAACCAAGTCCACCGTTCATCCCAGGCCACGAAGGCGTTGGATATGTCGCCAAGGCCGGTCGTTCGGTGAAGCGGTTGAAGGAGGGCGACCGGGTCGGCGTTCCGTGGCTCCATACTGCTTGCGGATACTGCTCTCATTGCCGGACGGGTTGGGAAACATTGTGCGGAAGCCAGCAGAACACGGGCTATTCTGTCAATGGCTCCTTCGCCGAGTACGGCCTCGCCGACCCCGACTTTGTCGGCATTCTCCCTGACAACCTCGATTTCGGCCCGGCAGCCCCTGTCCTGTGTGCTGGCGTTACGGTGTACAAGGGCCTCAAGGAAACCGAGGTGAACCCTGGTGAGTGGGTAATGATCTCAGGCATCGGTGGCCTTGGACACATGGCCGTCCAATATGCGAAAGCGATGGGAATGCACGTCGTTGCCGTCGACGTTTCCGAAAGCAAGCTCACCCTTGCGAGCCAACTTGGTGCGGATATGACGGTCGATGCACGCAAGCCTGATGCAGTTGCGAAGGTCCAAAAGGAAGTCGGAGGCGTGCATGGCGCGTTGGTGACGGCTGTGTCTCCGAAGGCGATGGAGCAGGCTTTCCACATGCTGCGTTCCAGAGGGACGATGTCGCTCGTCGGACTGCCGCCGTCCATGATCAGCCTTCCCGTCTTCGACACGGTTCTCAAGCGCATCACGGTGAGAGGCTCGATCGTCGGCACACGCCAGGACCTTGAAGAATCCATCGGCTTTGCCGCTGACGGGAAGGTGGCGTCCCACTTCAGTTGGGACAAGCTTGAGAACATCAACGACATTTTCGCGCGCATGGAGGACGGCAAGATCGACGGCCGCGTCGTCATCGACCTCCAGTAG
- a CDS encoding DeoR/GlpR family DNA-binding transcription regulator: protein MHERERHRIILSAVQEKSVVTIQDIAELTGASEATIRRDIAALHVQGKIRRVRGGAEAVHPPQLGNLAGRPFRVSESVNIDKKRAIARVAVDLCDPGDAIIINGGTTTFQMVHFMSAHRMQVMTNSFAIAEHLVKHTKNTVTVPGGVIYREQSLILSPFDNDAIRNFYARRFFIGAQGVGPLGIMEADAQIIQSEQKLMHQADELVVMVDSSKFRRRSSLILCPLERVSTIITDDGIQEDSVRMIEDAGIKLVVASAGLQSVKEDSSSVA, encoded by the coding sequence ATGCACGAACGCGAACGCCATCGCATCATCCTGAGCGCAGTTCAGGAAAAGTCAGTGGTCACGATCCAGGATATTGCCGAGCTGACCGGAGCTTCCGAAGCTACGATCCGGCGCGACATCGCGGCTCTCCATGTGCAGGGCAAGATCCGACGCGTTCGCGGCGGCGCTGAAGCCGTCCATCCGCCGCAGCTCGGCAATCTCGCAGGACGCCCCTTTAGAGTTTCAGAATCGGTCAATATCGATAAAAAGCGCGCAATTGCGCGCGTCGCCGTGGATCTGTGCGACCCAGGCGATGCGATCATCATCAATGGCGGCACGACGACATTTCAGATGGTACACTTCATGTCGGCGCACCGCATGCAGGTCATGACCAATTCTTTCGCGATCGCCGAACACCTGGTAAAGCACACAAAGAATACGGTTACGGTGCCGGGCGGCGTGATCTATCGTGAACAGAGCCTCATTCTGTCGCCCTTCGACAATGACGCCATTCGCAATTTCTATGCACGCCGCTTTTTCATAGGGGCTCAGGGCGTCGGCCCGCTCGGCATCATGGAAGCCGACGCGCAGATCATTCAAAGCGAACAGAAGCTGATGCATCAGGCCGACGAACTCGTCGTCATGGTCGATTCCAGCAAGTTTCGACGTCGGTCGAGCCTCATTCTGTGCCCGCTCGAGCGTGTTTCGACGATCATCACAGACGATGGCATCCAGGAAGATTCCGTCAGGATGATCGAGGATGCAGGCATCAAGCTCGTCGTCGCGAGCGCTGGCCTGCAATCGGTGAAGGAGGATTCCTCGTCGGTCGCCTGA
- the rhaI gene encoding L-rhamnose catabolism isomerase, which yields MAEFKIAQHLIAEENAKRAAAHKADYDALGANLARRGVDIDAITTKVSAFFVAVPSWGVGTGGTRFARFPGSGEPRGIFDKLDDCAVIHQLTQATPTVSLHIPWDKADVGELRAKGDALGLSFDAVNSNTFSDAPGQKHSYKYGSLSHTDAATRQQAIEHNLECIEIGKTLGSKALTVWVGDGSNFPGQSHFTKAFERYLAAMAEIYKGLPDDWRLFSEHKMYEPAFYSTVVQDWGTNYLIAQTLGPKAQCLVDLGHHAPNTNIEMIVARLIQFGKLGGFHFNDSKYGDDDLDAGAIEPYRLFLVFNELVDAEHRGVKGFYPAHMIDQSHNITDPIESLINSASEIRRAYAQALIVDREALSGHQNENDALMATETLKRAYRTDVEPILAEARRRAGGAIDPVAAYRASDYRKKVSAERPASVAGGGGII from the coding sequence ATGGCCGAGTTCAAGATTGCGCAGCATCTGATTGCCGAGGAAAATGCAAAGCGGGCGGCGGCTCACAAGGCCGATTACGACGCCCTCGGAGCAAATCTTGCACGCCGCGGCGTCGATATCGACGCCATTACAACGAAGGTTTCGGCGTTCTTCGTGGCGGTTCCTTCTTGGGGCGTCGGAACGGGCGGTACGCGCTTTGCCCGCTTTCCAGGCTCTGGCGAACCGCGTGGCATCTTTGACAAGCTGGACGACTGCGCCGTCATTCACCAGCTGACGCAGGCAACGCCGACCGTTTCGCTCCACATCCCCTGGGACAAGGCTGATGTCGGCGAGTTGAGGGCCAAAGGCGACGCGCTCGGTCTCAGCTTCGATGCAGTCAATTCCAATACCTTCTCGGACGCGCCGGGTCAGAAGCACTCCTATAAATATGGCTCACTCAGCCATACGGACGCCGCGACGCGACAGCAGGCCATCGAGCACAATCTGGAATGCATCGAGATCGGCAAGACGCTCGGCTCAAAGGCGCTGACGGTCTGGGTCGGCGACGGTTCGAATTTTCCCGGCCAGAGCCATTTTACCAAAGCCTTCGAGCGCTATCTTGCGGCTATGGCGGAGATCTACAAGGGGCTGCCCGACGACTGGCGGCTGTTTTCCGAGCACAAGATGTACGAGCCGGCCTTCTATTCGACCGTCGTGCAGGATTGGGGCACGAACTATCTGATTGCGCAGACCCTCGGGCCGAAAGCTCAATGCCTGGTCGATCTCGGTCATCATGCTCCGAACACCAATATCGAAATGATTGTCGCCAGGCTGATTCAGTTTGGCAAGCTTGGAGGCTTCCACTTCAACGATTCCAAATATGGTGACGATGACCTCGATGCCGGTGCAATCGAGCCTTACCGTCTGTTCCTCGTCTTTAACGAGCTGGTCGATGCCGAGCATCGCGGGGTGAAGGGCTTTTACCCGGCTCACATGATCGACCAGTCGCATAATATCACTGACCCGATCGAAAGCCTGATCAATAGCGCCAGCGAAATCCGCCGCGCCTATGCACAGGCCCTGATCGTCGATCGCGAGGCGCTGTCCGGCCATCAGAATGAAAATGATGCGCTGATGGCGACGGAAACGCTGAAGCGCGCGTATCGAACCGACGTCGAGCCGATCCTCGCCGAAGCGCGTCGGCGCGCCGGCGGCGCCATTGATCCGGTGGCGGCTTATCGCGCCAGCGACTACAGGAAAAAGGTTTCTGCCGAACGTCCGGCCTCTGTGGCTGGCGGCGGTGGTATCATCTAG
- a CDS encoding sugar ABC transporter ATP-binding protein: MNTALQQTATDRKAAQAPAILEMRGISQIFPGVKALDKVSIALYSGKVTALIGENGAGKSTLVKILTGIYRPNEGEIFVDGQPVTFASAQAAIDAGVTAIHQETVLFDELTVAENIFLGHAPLTKLRTIDWKSMNSRSKELLISLESSIDPTIRLKDLSIAQRHLVAIARALSIEARIVIMDEPTAALSRKEIDDLFRIIEALKEKGKAILFISHKFDELYEIADNFVVFRDGRAVGNGRLKETPQDAIVKLMVGRDVENVFPKFPVEIGGPVLEVQDYCHRTEFRNISFTLRKGEILGVYGLIGAGRSELCQSLFGITKPLSGRLMLDGKEISMASPLEAIRAGIVYVPEERGRHGLALPMPIYQNMTLPSLTRTSRKGFLKAANEFALARKYAERLDLRAAALSVPVGTLSGGNQQKVVIGKWLATQPKVIILDEPTKGIDIGSKAAVHGFISELAAEGLSIIMISSELPEIIGMSDRVLVMKEGLSAGLFERAELSPETLVRAATGNA, translated from the coding sequence ATGAACACTGCCCTTCAACAAACCGCCACGGACCGCAAGGCCGCACAGGCGCCTGCCATTCTCGAAATGCGGGGCATTTCGCAGATCTTTCCAGGCGTAAAGGCGCTCGACAAGGTCAGCATCGCACTCTATAGCGGCAAGGTGACCGCGCTGATCGGCGAAAACGGCGCAGGCAAATCCACGCTCGTCAAGATCCTGACCGGCATCTACAGGCCGAACGAAGGCGAAATCTTCGTCGACGGCCAGCCCGTCACCTTCGCCAGTGCGCAAGCCGCAATCGATGCAGGCGTCACTGCCATCCATCAGGAAACTGTCCTCTTCGACGAACTGACGGTTGCCGAAAATATCTTTCTCGGCCATGCCCCGCTCACAAAGTTGCGCACCATCGACTGGAAGTCGATGAACAGCCGCTCGAAGGAGCTGTTGATTTCACTCGAAAGCAGCATCGATCCGACAATCCGGCTCAAGGACCTCTCGATCGCACAGCGTCATCTGGTTGCGATTGCACGCGCGCTTTCGATCGAAGCCCGCATCGTCATCATGGATGAACCGACGGCTGCACTTTCGCGCAAGGAGATCGACGATCTCTTCCGCATCATTGAGGCCCTGAAGGAAAAGGGCAAAGCGATCCTTTTCATAAGCCACAAGTTCGACGAACTTTACGAGATTGCCGACAACTTCGTCGTCTTCCGCGACGGGCGCGCCGTGGGAAACGGCAGGCTGAAGGAAACGCCGCAGGACGCGATCGTCAAGCTCATGGTCGGCCGCGATGTCGAGAACGTGTTTCCGAAGTTTCCGGTAGAGATCGGCGGCCCCGTTCTCGAAGTCCAGGATTATTGTCACCGAACGGAATTCCGGAATATTTCCTTCACGCTTCGCAAGGGCGAAATCCTCGGCGTCTATGGCCTGATCGGCGCTGGACGCTCGGAACTTTGCCAGTCGCTTTTCGGCATAACCAAGCCGCTCTCCGGCCGGCTCATGCTCGACGGCAAGGAAATTTCGATGGCTTCACCCCTCGAGGCCATCCGTGCCGGCATCGTCTATGTGCCGGAAGAGCGCGGCCGCCATGGCCTGGCGCTGCCGATGCCGATCTATCAGAACATGACGTTGCCTTCACTGACGCGCACTTCGCGCAAGGGCTTCTTGAAGGCCGCCAACGAATTTGCGCTGGCCCGTAAATACGCCGAGCGGCTTGACCTTCGCGCAGCCGCACTGTCGGTCCCCGTTGGCACGCTGTCTGGCGGCAATCAGCAAAAAGTCGTCATCGGAAAATGGCTGGCGACGCAGCCCAAGGTCATCATCCTCGACGAGCCGACCAAGGGCATCGATATCGGTTCCAAGGCGGCCGTCCACGGCTTCATCAGCGAGCTTGCCGCCGAAGGGCTCTCGATCATCATGATCTCCTCTGAGCTGCCGGAAATCATCGGCATGTCGGACCGTGTCCTGGTGATGAAGGAGGGGTTGTCGGCCGGTCTGTTCGAGCGCGCAGAGCTTTCGCCAGAGACACTGGTGCGTGCAGCGACGGGAAATGCATGA
- a CDS encoding ABC transporter permease has protein sequence MARLIRKRETLLFLIIVLMIGVFSVRAADFATPSNLAGIFNDTSILVILALAQMTVILTKSIDLSVAANLAFTGMAIAMMNAAFPSLPLVVLILAAIAIGACLGAINGFLVWALEIPPIVVTLGTLTIYRGMAFVLSGGAWVNAHQMTPAFLSVPRTPILGLPVLSWVGIAIVLVMYILLKHTQFGRSAYATGGNPTAAVYAGIDTGWTKFLAFVLSGSLAGLASYLWVSRYAVAYVDIASGFELDSVAACVIGGISIAGGVGSVIGTVLGALFLGVIKNALPVIGISPFTQMAISGTVIILAVVFNARRERSRGRIILRDKAAAETPAEVVA, from the coding sequence ATGGCACGACTGATCAGAAAACGCGAAACCCTGCTCTTCCTCATCATCGTCTTGATGATCGGGGTCTTTTCGGTGCGCGCTGCAGATTTTGCGACGCCCTCAAACCTCGCCGGCATCTTCAACGATACCTCCATCCTTGTCATCCTGGCGCTCGCGCAGATGACCGTCATCCTGACCAAATCGATTGACCTTTCGGTCGCCGCCAATCTCGCCTTCACTGGCATGGCAATCGCGATGATGAATGCTGCCTTTCCCAGTCTGCCCCTGGTCGTCCTGATCCTTGCAGCGATTGCGATCGGCGCCTGCCTCGGTGCGATCAACGGCTTTCTTGTCTGGGCGCTTGAAATCCCCCCGATCGTCGTCACGCTCGGGACGCTGACCATCTACCGCGGCATGGCCTTCGTGCTCTCCGGCGGTGCTTGGGTGAACGCCCACCAGATGACACCGGCCTTCCTTTCCGTGCCTCGCACGCCCATCCTCGGCCTGCCGGTTTTGAGCTGGGTCGGGATCGCAATCGTACTCGTGATGTACATTCTGTTGAAACATACCCAGTTCGGAAGATCGGCCTATGCGACTGGCGGCAACCCGACGGCGGCCGTCTATGCTGGCATCGATACCGGTTGGACGAAATTCCTGGCCTTCGTGCTGTCCGGTTCACTTGCCGGCCTTGCAAGCTACCTGTGGGTCTCGCGCTATGCGGTCGCCTATGTCGATATCGCCAGCGGCTTTGAGCTCGACAGCGTCGCCGCCTGCGTCATCGGCGGCATCTCGATCGCCGGCGGCGTCGGGTCGGTCATCGGCACGGTGCTCGGCGCACTCTTCCTCGGCGTCATCAAGAATGCGCTTCCCGTCATCGGCATCTCGCCCTTCACACAAATGGCGATCTCAGGCACCGTCATCATCCTTGCTGTCGTCTTCAATGCCCGGCGCGAGCGCAGTCGCGGCCGTATCATCCTGCGCGACAAGGCAGCTGCAGAAACTCCAGCGGAGGTCGTCGCATGA
- the rhaS gene encoding rhamnose ABC transporter substrate-binding protein codes for MKLAKKLAVGVALAVAMMAGTASAADMKIGLVVKSLGNGFFDAANKGAQEAAKELGDVEVIYTGPTSTTAEGQIEVINSLIAQGVDAIAISANDPDAVVPALKKATQRGIKVISWDSGVAPEGRILQLNPSSNELIGKMCLTLAKNHLDGGKGDFAILSATTTSTNQNIWIDQMKKQLKDFPGLNLVTTVYGDDLSDKSYREAEGLLKSNPNVKVIVAPTTVGVLAASKVVEDKGLIGKVYVTGLGLPSEMAGAIKSGATKEFAIWNPIDLGYSATQIAYRLVKGETDGKPGSEIETGRMGKIKVGDNGEAAMADPFVYNASNIDQFSKVF; via the coding sequence ATGAAACTCGCAAAGAAACTCGCTGTGGGCGTCGCACTCGCCGTCGCCATGATGGCAGGCACGGCCAGTGCTGCCGACATGAAGATCGGCCTTGTCGTCAAGTCACTCGGCAACGGATTCTTCGACGCGGCCAACAAGGGCGCCCAGGAAGCCGCCAAGGAGCTCGGCGACGTCGAAGTGATCTATACCGGCCCGACCTCGACGACGGCCGAAGGCCAGATCGAAGTCATCAATTCGCTGATCGCACAGGGCGTCGATGCCATCGCGATTTCGGCGAACGACCCTGACGCAGTCGTTCCGGCTTTGAAGAAGGCTACCCAGCGCGGCATCAAGGTCATTTCCTGGGATTCCGGTGTCGCTCCTGAAGGACGCATCCTGCAGCTCAACCCGTCGTCCAACGAGTTGATCGGCAAGATGTGCCTCACTCTTGCGAAAAACCACCTCGACGGCGGCAAGGGAGATTTCGCGATCCTTTCGGCAACGACTACCTCGACGAACCAGAACATCTGGATCGATCAGATGAAGAAGCAGCTCAAGGATTTCCCCGGCCTGAACCTCGTCACGACCGTTTACGGCGACGACCTTTCCGACAAGTCCTACCGCGAAGCCGAAGGCCTCTTGAAGTCGAACCCGAATGTGAAGGTCATCGTCGCTCCGACGACGGTCGGCGTTCTGGCGGCATCCAAGGTCGTCGAAGACAAGGGCCTCATCGGTAAGGTCTATGTCACGGGTCTCGGCCTGCCGTCTGAAATGGCCGGTGCAATCAAGTCGGGCGCCACGAAGGAATTCGCCATCTGGAACCCGATCGACCTCGGCTATTCGGCCACGCAGATCGCCTATCGCCTCGTCAAGGGTGAGACCGACGGCAAACCCGGCAGCGAGATCGAAACCGGGCGCATGGGCAAGATCAAGGTTGGCGACAATGGCGAGGCCGCAATGGCAGATCCCTTCGTCTACAACGCTTCGAACATCGACCAGTTCTCCAAGGTCTTCTGA
- a CDS encoding bifunctional rhamnulose-1-phosphate aldolase/short-chain dehydrogenase has translation MAATVRLLENRWDDSYATGLDEPGKLLYRSNLLGADKRITNYGGGNTSAKVMETDPLTGEKVKVLWVKGSGGDVGTIKLDGFATLYQDKLDSLKGIYKGVEDEDRMVGFLPHCTFNLNSRAASIDTPLHGFVPFTHVDHMHPDAIIAIAAARNSKELTKEVFGDEIGWLPWRRPGFQLGLDLEAFVKANPDAKGVVLESHGLFTWANDARACYELTLAVINKAIEWFAQQTEGKKIFGGQATQSLPLAERRAIAARLMPEIRGRIGKQERKLGHFDDQDGVLEFVNSKDLRSLGALGTSCPDHFLRTKIRPLILDLDPEKPDVESIVGGLDKALEDYRVDYARYYNDCKHDNSPAMRDANPVIFLIPGVGMVSFARDKATARIASEFYVNAINVMRGASTVSQYQGLPEQEAFDIEYWLLEEAKLQRMPKPKSLAGKVAFVTGGAGGIGRATAARLVGEGACVVLADIDQSALEATEAEFVKKYGADAVRSVKLDVTKEDAVVSSFAESCVEFGGIDILVSNAGIASSAPIENTELSMWNKNIDILATGYFLVSREAFRLFRRQNLGGNVVFVASKNGLASSPNAAAYCTAKAAEIHLARCLALEGAEAGIRVNTVNPDAVLRGSKIWSGEWREQRAASSKIEVDDLEEHYRRRSMLKLNVFPEDIAEAIYFLASDLSAKSTGNIINVDAGNAQSFPR, from the coding sequence ATGGCGGCCACCGTCCGGCTACTTGAGAACCGTTGGGATGATTCTTACGCAACAGGGCTCGATGAGCCCGGCAAGCTGCTGTACCGGTCGAACCTCCTTGGCGCTGACAAGCGCATCACCAATTACGGCGGCGGCAACACCTCGGCAAAGGTGATGGAAACGGATCCACTGACCGGCGAGAAGGTGAAGGTTCTCTGGGTCAAGGGGTCTGGCGGCGATGTCGGGACCATTAAGCTCGATGGCTTTGCGACGCTCTATCAGGACAAGCTTGATTCACTGAAGGGCATCTACAAAGGCGTCGAAGACGAAGATCGCATGGTCGGCTTTTTGCCGCATTGCACCTTCAACCTGAATTCACGCGCCGCCTCGATCGATACGCCGCTGCATGGATTTGTGCCCTTCACGCATGTCGACCATATGCATCCGGACGCCATCATTGCGATCGCAGCAGCCAGGAACTCCAAGGAACTGACGAAAGAGGTCTTCGGCGACGAGATCGGCTGGCTGCCCTGGCGCCGCCCCGGCTTTCAGCTCGGTCTCGATCTTGAAGCCTTCGTCAAGGCAAACCCGGATGCCAAGGGTGTCGTTCTCGAAAGCCACGGTCTCTTCACCTGGGCGAACGACGCCAGGGCCTGCTACGAGCTGACGCTTGCCGTCATCAACAAGGCAATCGAATGGTTCGCCCAGCAGACTGAAGGCAAAAAGATCTTCGGCGGCCAGGCAACGCAAAGCCTGCCCTTGGCTGAACGCCGGGCCATCGCTGCCCGCCTGATGCCGGAAATCCGCGGGCGGATCGGCAAGCAGGAGCGCAAGCTCGGCCATTTCGATGATCAGGATGGCGTGCTCGAATTCGTCAACTCGAAGGATCTCCGTTCCCTCGGCGCGCTCGGTACCAGCTGCCCGGATCATTTCCTGCGCACCAAGATCCGCCCGCTGATCCTCGACCTCGACCCGGAAAAACCGGACGTGGAGTCGATCGTTGGCGGTCTCGACAAGGCTCTGGAAGACTATCGTGTCGATTACGCGCGCTATTACAATGACTGCAAACACGACAATTCACCGGCGATGCGAGATGCCAATCCGGTCATCTTCCTTATTCCCGGCGTCGGCATGGTGTCCTTCGCCCGCGACAAGGCGACGGCCCGCATCGCAAGCGAATTTTACGTCAACGCCATCAACGTGATGCGCGGTGCCTCGACGGTCTCCCAATATCAGGGTCTGCCTGAACAGGAAGCCTTCGATATTGAATACTGGCTCTTGGAAGAGGCAAAGCTGCAGCGCATGCCAAAGCCGAAGAGCCTTGCCGGCAAGGTGGCCTTTGTTACCGGCGGCGCCGGCGGCATCGGCCGTGCGACGGCGGCCCGTCTGGTAGGCGAGGGCGCCTGCGTGGTTCTTGCCGATATCGATCAGTCGGCACTGGAGGCGACGGAAGCCGAATTCGTGAAGAAGTATGGTGCGGATGCGGTGCGCAGCGTCAAGCTCGACGTCACCAAGGAAGATGCGGTGGTCTCGTCCTTTGCCGAATCCTGCGTCGAGTTTGGCGGCATCGACATCCTCGTTTCGAACGCCGGTATTGCGTCTTCAGCGCCCATCGAAAACACCGAGCTCTCGATGTGGAATAAGAACATCGACATTCTGGCGACCGGCTACTTCCTGGTTTCGCGCGAAGCCTTCCGCCTGTTCCGCCGCCAGAACCTCGGCGGCAACGTCGTCTTCGTCGCCTCCAAGAACGGCCTTGCCTCCTCGCCGAATGCGGCTGCCTATTGCACGGCGAAGGCAGCCGAGATCCACTTGGCCCGCTGCCTGGCGCTGGAAGGGGCAGAAGCAGGCATTCGCGTGAATACCGTGAACCCGGATGCGGTGCTGCGCGGCTCGAAGATCTGGAGCGGCGAGTGGCGCGAACAGCGTGCAGCTTCATCGAAGATCGAGGTAGACGACCTGGAGGAACACTACCGCAGGCGCTCGATGTTGAAGCTCAACGTCTTTCCCGAAGATATCGCAGAGGCGATTTATTTCCTCGCGTCGGATCTTTCGGCGAAATCCACCGGCAACATCATCAACGTCGATGCCGGCAACGCCCAAAGCTTCCCGCGCTAG
- a CDS encoding aminotransferase class V-fold PLP-dependent enzyme — MQGYMTRRTLMRFAGAAATVATTSNLLTSAARADTISGDMYWELVRHQFIFPDTAIPMNSANLCPSFESVASKVAELTRVVDYDVSLNNRAQFNDRLSSSRMKVAAQIGADPDEIALVRNTSEANSVITNGLDFKSGDEVVIWDQNHVTNNEAWDIRARRFGLKVVRVALPRRPESDEQIVELFSKACTDRTKAVSFTECSNVSGLKLPAKKIAAMARQKGIHCHVDGAQSWGASALNLHDMGCDSFSASAHKWFMGPKEVGILYVRKGRAGGIWPNTIGYTGEIKVELDLDNAKKFETLGQRDDAAIAAIADTADIHTQIGPQRVEARIAELASQLKQGLKDLGATLVTPENPAMSGGVVVIEVPKENQKTVVDTLYTKFGIAASSSGGLRLCPHIYNTQAHIQRALEGVASMRGLVKT; from the coding sequence ATGCAAGGCTATATGACCAGACGCACGCTGATGCGGTTCGCAGGCGCAGCCGCCACAGTCGCGACGACATCAAACCTGCTCACGTCCGCGGCACGTGCAGACACGATTAGCGGGGACATGTACTGGGAACTCGTCCGCCACCAGTTCATCTTCCCGGACACCGCAATTCCGATGAATAGCGCGAACCTTTGCCCGTCCTTCGAGTCTGTGGCATCGAAGGTGGCAGAGTTGACCCGCGTCGTGGACTACGACGTTTCATTGAATAACCGGGCGCAGTTCAACGACCGGCTCTCCAGTTCAAGAATGAAGGTCGCGGCCCAGATCGGAGCCGATCCGGATGAAATCGCCCTGGTTCGAAACACCTCCGAGGCTAACAGCGTCATCACCAACGGTCTCGACTTCAAGTCGGGAGACGAGGTAGTCATTTGGGATCAGAACCACGTCACAAACAACGAGGCGTGGGATATCCGGGCCAGGCGGTTTGGCCTGAAGGTCGTGCGCGTGGCATTGCCGCGACGACCCGAGAGCGACGAACAAATCGTCGAGCTGTTCTCCAAGGCCTGCACCGACCGAACGAAGGCCGTCAGCTTCACCGAATGCTCCAACGTGAGCGGACTGAAGCTCCCGGCCAAGAAAATTGCGGCGATGGCTCGCCAGAAGGGCATCCATTGTCATGTCGACGGGGCTCAGAGCTGGGGCGCGTCGGCGCTCAACCTTCACGACATGGGATGCGATAGCTTCTCAGCCAGCGCGCACAAGTGGTTCATGGGTCCGAAGGAGGTCGGCATCCTTTACGTGCGCAAAGGACGCGCCGGCGGAATATGGCCAAACACGATCGGCTACACTGGAGAGATTAAGGTCGAACTCGACCTCGACAACGCAAAGAAGTTTGAAACGCTCGGGCAACGCGACGATGCGGCCATCGCAGCGATCGCGGACACTGCGGATATTCACACTCAGATCGGCCCGCAGCGTGTAGAAGCCCGCATCGCGGAACTCGCGAGCCAACTAAAGCAGGGATTAAAGGATCTCGGGGCTACCCTTGTCACTCCGGAAAATCCGGCGATGAGCGGCGGGGTTGTTGTGATAGAGGTTCCTAAGGAAAACCAAAAAACGGTGGTCGACACCCTTTATACAAAATTCGGGATAGCAGCCTCTTCCAGTGGCGGGTTACGACTTTGCCCCCACATTTACAATACACAGGCCCACATCCAACGTGCTCTGGAGGGAGTAGCCTCGATGCGTGGCCTTGTAAAAACCTGA
- a CDS encoding YqaE/Pmp3 family membrane protein → MDVIRILLAIILPPLGVFLQVGLGLHFWLNILLTLCGYLPGIIHAIWVILRK, encoded by the coding sequence GTGGACGTCATCCGCATCCTTCTCGCGATCATCCTGCCGCCACTTGGCGTCTTCCTGCAGGTCGGGCTCGGCCTGCATTTCTGGCTCAATATCCTACTGACGCTTTGCGGCTACCTGCCCGGGATCATTCATGCAATCTGGGTGATACTGCGGAAGTAG
- a CDS encoding GNAT family N-acetyltransferase: MLIKQASRDHFCALRTIELASFETLRDAHAVSGEPSASSDEELQQYLDHGFLYAVFDENGVPVGYGGAYVTEGWLHIGEIDVHPSWQQKGLGRRLMETLLSEGRSRQLGGATLTTDRFAPFNAPFYTSLGFQLIARDKCSPRLRSVLRSEVEKGADPLRRVAMVLMF; this comes from the coding sequence ATGCTAATCAAACAGGCCAGCCGCGATCACTTTTGCGCCTTGCGCACCATAGAGCTGGCATCATTTGAAACATTGCGCGACGCACATGCCGTCAGCGGCGAGCCATCGGCAAGCAGTGACGAAGAGTTGCAGCAGTACCTCGACCACGGGTTCCTCTACGCCGTGTTCGATGAGAATGGTGTCCCGGTCGGTTACGGGGGAGCGTACGTTACCGAAGGCTGGCTCCACATCGGAGAGATAGACGTGCATCCTAGCTGGCAACAGAAGGGTCTTGGAAGAAGGCTTATGGAGACGCTGCTTAGTGAGGGCCGCTCAAGACAGCTGGGTGGAGCGACGCTCACGACGGATCGGTTCGCGCCGTTTAATGCACCCTTCTACACATCTCTCGGGTTCCAACTCATTGCACGAGACAAATGTTCGCCGCGCCTCCGGTCCGTTCTCCGTTCGGAGGTGGAAAAGGGTGCCGATCCACTTCGGCGGGTCGCCATGGTTTTGATGTTCTGA